A genome region from Hevea brasiliensis isolate MT/VB/25A 57/8 chromosome 9, ASM3005281v1, whole genome shotgun sequence includes the following:
- the LOC110633962 gene encoding transcription factor MYBS1, producing the protein MHHPFNIFSLLSFIPTDSLNMETSITWSREEEKAFENAIATHWTEEDEESKELWEKIASMVPGKSIQELKQHYQLLVEDVCAIEAGNIPLPNYGGEEATSSTKDSHGNSGAVARDKRLNSGYGSGVLGLGHDSSGHGGKGRSRSDQERRKGIPWTEEEHRLFLLGLNKFGKGDWRSISRNFVISRTPTQVASHAQKYFIRLNSMNRDRRRSSIHDITSVNNGDVSPHQAPITGQQADTGAAAAIGTVVKLRVQPHMTGLGMYGAPVGHPVAPPGHVASAVGTPVMLPPGHHPSYVVPVPYPMAPPQTMHQ; encoded by the exons ATGCACCATCCATTTAACATTTTTTCACTATTATCATTCATTCCCACTGATTCTTTGAACATGGAAACTTCAATTACTTGGAGCAGAGAAGAAGAGAAAGCTTTTGAGAATGCAATTGCTACCCATTGGACTGAGGAGGATGAAGAATCCAAAGAGCTATGGGAAAAGATTGCTTCTATGGTGCCTGGTAAAAGTATTCAAGAATTGAAACAACACTACCAATTACTAGTTGAGGATGTTTGTGCAATAGAGGCAGGAAATATACCCCTTCCTAATTATGGAGGAGAGGAAGCAACATCTTCAACTAAGGATTCTCATGGAAATTCTGGAGCAGTGGCTAGAGATAAGAGATTGAATTCTGGTTATGGAAGTGGGGTTTTGGGGTTAGGACATGACTCTTCTGGACATGGTGGGAAAGGAAGATCAAGGTCTgaccaagaaagaagaaaaggaattcCATGGACAGAAGAAGAGCATAG GTTGTTTCTGCTGGGTCTTAACAAGTTTGGAAAAGGTGATTGGAGAAGCATATCAAGAAACTTTGTGATATCAAGGACTCCTACTCAAGTAGCCAGTCATGCTCAGAAATACTTCATTCGCTTGAACTCAATGAACAGAGACAGAAGGAGGTCTAGCATCCATGACATTACTAGTGTGAACAATGGAGATGTTTCACCTCATCAAGCACCCATTACTGGCCAGCAAGCTGACACAGGTGCCGCCGCCGCTATAGGAACTGTAGTGAAGCTGAGGGTTCAACCCCATATGACTGGTTTAGGAATGTATGGTGCACCAGTTGGGCATCCAGTTGCTCCTCCAGGTCATGTGGCATCAGCTGTTGGGACTCCTGTTATGCTTCCTCCTGGACACCATCCTTCCTATGTTGTTCCTGTCCCTTACCCAATGGCACCACCACAAACAATGCATCAATAG